The DNA segment AGCAGACGCGATTGCTAGTGTTTCGCGGGTGACCGCCTCCGTTCGAACGATGCCCGCCCGTCGCCCGTACGTGCTCCTTGCGTTCTTCGGACTCGTCGTGACCGCGTTCCTCGCGCTCACGGGCGCGCAGCCCGCGAGCGCGCACGACTCGCTCCTCGCGTCGACGCCCGCGGACGGCGAGGTGTTCGACGCCGCGCCCGCCGCGATCGAGCTCACCTTCTCCGACGACGTCATCGAGGTCGGCAGCGTCATCGAGCTCGTCGACCACCACGGCGAACAAGTCGAGATCGGCGAGACCGTGGTGCTCGGCCCGAGGTCTCGGCGACGCTGCCCGCAGACCTGTCGGGCGACTACCAGGCGAGGTGGAAGGTCGTCTCGAGCGACGGCCACCCCGTCGAGGGCACGATCGACTTCGGCGTCGGCCCCGACGCGACCGGCGTGTGGACCGAGCAGCCCGCGCACGACGACGCAGACGCCGGCGACGAGGCATCCGATGCGACCGGCGACGCGCCCGTCGTGGGCGACGAGTCCGACGACGTGAGCGTCGCGCCCATCTCCGCGCAGGGCGTCGGCCAGTGGGCTGTGCCGCTCTTCATCGTCGCAGGGGTCGTGATCGTCGGGCTCATCGTCACGGTCATCGTGCTCGCCCGCAGGCGTCCTCCGGGGACGAGGCCCGACACGGGCTCGGACGCCGGCACGGACTCCGGCTTCGACCCGAGCGCATGACCGTCGGCCGCTCGGCCGACGGCTGGATCGCCGTCCGACGCGACGACGGCGAGACCGTCGGCTACCTCGAAGCGCTCACCGAGGACTGGTCGTCGGTGCAGCCGCGCAACCGGCTCGGGCACCCCGTCGGCGCACCGACCGAGTACATCGCCGCCGAAGACCTGCTGATCGAGCGCGGCATCGCCGAACTCGCCGAGCCGTGGCGGCTCGACGGCGGCGACACCGCGCTCTCGATCGCGCAGCTCTCGCCCGGCGGCATCGTGCTGCGCAACGCGCTCTTCGCGAAGGCCCTCATCCCGACCGACGACATCGTCGTGCCGTGGCCCGACGTCGACGGGCGGCTCGAGCGCGCCTGAACGCGAGCGGTTCACCGCACGGGTCGGAAGACCCACACGTTCGAACGCTCGAAGTGCCCCTTCGGATACTCGAACTCCTCCTGACCGGCGAGGACGAATCCCGCTTTGCGGCAGATGGCGTTGGACGCCTCGTTGGCGACCCGCGGGTAGGCGCGCACCTCGGCGTCTCCGCGAACGGCCCGCACATCGGCGAGCATCGCCAGCACCGCGGCCGTCGCGGCGCCCCGACCCTGGTGGGCCGACTCGATCGACCAGCCCGTCTCGACGGCCCCCGGGTGGTGGGCGTCGTCCCAGTAACCGATCGTGCCGATCCCTTCAGGATGCTCGAACGTCGCGACCCGGAACATCCGCGCCGTGCCCTCGGCCTGCATGCGGAGATAGCGGGCGTGCCGCGCCGCCAACTGATCGTCGCTCTCGGGACCGCCGAGGAAGGCCGTGAGTTCGGGCGTGTTGCCACGTCGGAGCGTCGCGAGATCGTCGTCGGACCACGGAACGAGCGTCACGTCTGTCATGGATGCAGCACACCAGTACCCGCCGACATGGCGGCTCGACGGCGGCTCAGCGGTCGAGGTCGGCGAGGACGGTTGAACGCACCTCGGCGAGACGCGCCCGGAGCAGCTCGACCGTCGCAGCCGACACCCGGTCGCGGCGCGCACGAGCGCGGAGGTCGGTGCGGAGCTCGCGGCGGAACTCGTTCAGCACGAGGTCGAGCTCCTGCGCGGCGCGGTGCGCCTCGGCGTGGTGGTCGACGGTCGCCCCGACGAACGTCGTCGAACCCGAGGCGCCGGTCGCGAAGGTCGTGGTCGAGCCGTCGGCAGGCGCGGGGCCCGAGGCATCCGGAGCACTCGCGGTCGTTCCGCCCGGGGCGCCGGCCGCGGCATCCGCGGCAGCGCTCGCGGCGGCGAACCCCGCCTTCGCGGCACGCTTGGCCTCGGCCGCGGCGCTCGCGAGCTCGGCCCGCAGCGTGCGCATCGCGTCGTTGACCTCGGCGCGTACACCGTCGGCGAGACGACGAACCGAGTCGGTCACCTCGTCTTCGATCGCGTCGAGCTCGTGGCGGCGCGCCTCGAGTTCGGCGCGGCCCGCGTCGGTGATCTCGTAGACGGTCTTGCGGCCGTCGGCGATCTTCGTGACGAGGCCCTCTTCTTCGAGCTTCGCGAGGCGCGGGTAGATCGTGCCGGCGCTCGGCGAGTACGTGCCGCCGAAGCGCTCGGACAGCGCCTGGATGAGCTCGTATCCGTGGCGCGGGCGCTCTTCCAGGAGCGCGAGCAGGTAGAGCCGAAGGCTCCCGTGGGCGAAGACGGGGGGAGTCATGCGGATGCCTCGGAGCCGGTCGCATCGGCGTCGGGCGTCTCGTCGGCGGGCGAGCCCGAGGCATCCGAAGCGCTCGACTGCGCCGTCGCGCCCGCGGGAACCCGCTGCATGATCGAGATCGCGCCCGAGACGCTGTTCGCGCCGAGGTCTAGCCACGTGCCCGCGAGCTCGCCGACCGTGCGCTCGAAGCCCTTGCCGAGGAGTCCCGCGTACGACACGTCGTCGATGAGGAGGGTGCCGCCGACCGTGTTGACGCGGTAGCGGGCGCCGGCGCCCGGCGCGTAGCGCACGGTGAGGGCACCCGACACGGTGTTGGTGTCGATGCGCGAGGGGGTCGTCGTCGAGTCGACGATCATGTCGCCCGAGACGGTGTCGGCGTTGAAGCCCACGATCGCGCCCGAGACGACGATGTCGCCCGAGACGCTGTGCGCCTTGACGCGGCCGAGGTGGTTGCCGACGGCGATCTCGCCCGACACGCTCGCGAGCTCGATGTCGCCGTCGTGGTCGTCGACGACGAGCTCGCCCGAGACGGTGTTGAGCTTGGCATCGCCGTCGAAGCCCGAGACGAGGGCGTCGCTCGTGACGACGCCGAGCTTCAAGGCGACGTGGCGGGGCGCGAGGATCGATACGTCGGCGCGCGCCTTGTCGCGGAAGCCCTTGAAGACGTCGAGGAAGTTGTCCCACCGCAGTTGCGGGTGGTCGATC comes from the Agromyces protaetiae genome and includes:
- a CDS encoding GNAT family N-acetyltransferase produces the protein MTDVTLVPWSDDDLATLRRGNTPELTAFLGGPESDDQLAARHARYLRMQAEGTARMFRVATFEHPEGIGTIGYWDDAHHPGAVETGWSIESAHQGRGAATAAVLAMLADVRAVRGDAEVRAYPRVANEASNAICRKAGFVLAGQEEFEYPKGHFERSNVWVFRPVR
- a CDS encoding PadR family transcriptional regulator, whose protein sequence is MTPPVFAHGSLRLYLLALLEERPRHGYELIQALSERFGGTYSPSAGTIYPRLAKLEEEGLVTKIADGRKTVYEITDAGRAELEARRHELDAIEDEVTDSVRRLADGVRAEVNDAMRTLRAELASAAAEAKRAAKAGFAAASAAADAAAGAPGGTTASAPDASGPAPADGSTTTFATGASGSTTFVGATVDHHAEAHRAAQELDLVLNEFRRELRTDLRARARRDRVSAATVELLRARLAEVRSTVLADLDR